The stretch of DNA GGCCGGCAACGCGCTGCTGGAAGCCAGCGTCAACGTGTCGGTGATGCGCCTGCCGCAAGTGCACAACCCGTTCCGCCAAGGCCTCATCACGCCGCTGATCCAGATCGTGCGCGAGAAAGGCGTGTGCGCATACGTGGAGGACGGCCGCAACCGCTGGCCGGCGGGTCATCTGTCGGACGTCGTGCGGCTGTACCGGCTCGCGATCGAAAAGGGCGAACGCGGTGCGCGCTATCACGCGGTCGGCGAAGAAGGCGTCAGCGCCCGCGAAATTGCCGAGGCGCTGGGACGCGGGCTGAAGCTGCCGGTCGTGTCGATCGCGCGCGACGAAGTACAGGCGCACTTCGGATGGATGGCGATGTTCGCAGCACTCGACATGCCGGCATCGAGCGCGCAGACACAGGCCCGCCTGGGCTGGAAGCCGACAGGCCCGACGCTCATCGCCGACCTGAACGAAGCGCGCTACGTCGAGGCGTCGGCGTAACGTTCGCGGTCGTCGTCAGCCGAATGGCCGCGCACGTCGAAACCCGACGCAGGCCTCTGCAAACAGCGCGCACCCGATACGAACGGTAAAATCCAGCAAACCTACCGTCGTGTTGGAGCAGGTGTTTGACAGCGCAGAACCAGGGCTTCATCTTGACCCGTCACTGGCGAGACACGCCGGCCGGCACGGAGGTCGTGTTCTGGCTGGCGACGGACGACGGTCCGCGCCAGCTTCGCCTGCGCCCGCAGGAATCCGTTGCGTTCGTCCCCGCCGCGCAGCGCGACCAGGTCGAATCGGCCCTGAGTCGCGAATCGCCGTCCGCGCGGATCGAACTGCGTCCGCTCGAACTGCGCGACTTCCATCATCGCCCGGTGCTGGGGCTGTACAGCCAGCAATACCGGCAGCTTACCCAGTTCGAAAAGCGTCTGAAGCAGGCCGGCGTCGACGTCTACGAAGCGGACGTGTTCCCGCCGGACCGGTACATGATGGAGCGCTTCATCACGGCGCCCGTCTGGTTCGGCGGTCGATCCACCGGCAACGGCCCGTTGCTCGACGGCGACATGAAACCCGCACCGGACTATCGGCCGCAGTTGCGGCTGGTGTCGCTCGACATCGAGACCAGCGCGCAGGGAGAGCTTTATTCGATCGCACTCGAAGGCTGCGGGCAGCGTCAGGTCTACATGCTCGGGCCGGCGAACGGCGACGGCGGCCCGGTCGATTTCGACCTCGAATACTGCGAGAGCCGTCCGCTGCTGCTCGAACGGCTGAACGCATGGATGGCCCGCCACGATCCCGACGCGATCATCGGCTGGAATCTGGTGCAGTTCGATCTGCGCATCCTTCATCAGCACGCCGAGCAATATCGCGTGCCGTTGCGTCTCGGCCGCGACGGCAGTGCGATGGGCTGGCGGGAACACGGCCTCACGCAAGGGCATTTTTTCGCGGATGCCGCCGGCCGGCTGATCATCGACGGCATCGAGGCGCTGCGCTCGGCGACCTGGAGTTTCCCGTCGTTCAGCCTCGAATACGTGTCGCAGTCGGTGCTCGGCGAAGGCAAGGCGATCGACAACGCGTATCAGCGCATGGACGAAATCCAGCGCCGCTTCGACGAGGACAAGCCGGCGCTCGCGCGCTACAACCTGAAAGACTGCGAGCTGGTGACGCGGATCTTCGCCAAAACCGAACTGCTCGCGTTCCTGCTGGAACGCGCGACCGTGACGGGCCTGCCGGCGGACCGCAGCGGCGGATCGGTGGCCGCGTTCACGCATCGCTACATGCCGCTCATGCACCGGCTCGGCTACGTCGCGCCGAACCTCGGCGACGTCGCGGGCGCGCCCAGTCCGGGCGGCTTCGTGATGAATTCCCGACCGGGTCTCTACGACTCGGTGCTCGTGCTCGACTACAAGAGCCTGTACCCGTCGATCATCCGCACCTTCCTGATCGATCCGGTCGGTCTTGTCGAAGGTTTGCGCAGTCCCGATGACGCGCACTCGGTCCCCGGCTTTCT from Paraburkholderia caballeronis encodes:
- a CDS encoding SDR family oxidoreductase, whose amino-acid sequence is MRIFLTGATGFIGSALVPELINAGHQVIGMTRSDAGAQALTTAGAEVHRGTLEDTDSLRSGAAKADAVIHLAFDHDFSHFVENCEKDKRAIAALGSALAGSGRPLLITSGTGVGSRDDGQPATEDVFNTTHPNPRIGSELAGNALLEASVNVSVMRLPQVHNPFRQGLITPLIQIVREKGVCAYVEDGRNRWPAGHLSDVVRLYRLAIEKGERGARYHAVGEEGVSAREIAEALGRGLKLPVVSIARDEVQAHFGWMAMFAALDMPASSAQTQARLGWKPTGPTLIADLNEARYVEASA
- a CDS encoding DNA polymerase II codes for the protein MTAQNQGFILTRHWRDTPAGTEVVFWLATDDGPRQLRLRPQESVAFVPAAQRDQVESALSRESPSARIELRPLELRDFHHRPVLGLYSQQYRQLTQFEKRLKQAGVDVYEADVFPPDRYMMERFITAPVWFGGRSTGNGPLLDGDMKPAPDYRPQLRLVSLDIETSAQGELYSIALEGCGQRQVYMLGPANGDGGPVDFDLEYCESRPLLLERLNAWMARHDPDAIIGWNLVQFDLRILHQHAEQYRVPLRLGRDGSAMGWREHGLTQGHFFADAAGRLIIDGIEALRSATWSFPSFSLEYVSQSVLGEGKAIDNAYQRMDEIQRRFDEDKPALARYNLKDCELVTRIFAKTELLAFLLERATVTGLPADRSGGSVAAFTHRYMPLMHRLGYVAPNLGDVAGAPSPGGFVMNSRPGLYDSVLVLDYKSLYPSIIRTFLIDPVGLVEGLRSPDDAHSVPGFLGARFSRTRHGLPSVVAQIWEAREAAKRDHDKPLSQALKIIMNSFYGVLGSTGCRFFDPRLASSITMRGHEIMRKTRELIEAQGYEVIYGDTDSTFVWLNRARTEEEAAQTGRTLVGHINDWWRQHLRERFGLESALELQFERHYRRFFMPTIRGTEEGSKKRYAGLTLHDDGTEEVVYKGLETVRTDWTPLAQRFQQELYLRVFRQEPYQDYVRDYVRRTLSGEFDELLVYRKRLRRPLAAYQRNVPPHVRAARMADEFNRQQGRPLQYQSGGWISYVMTSAGPEPLETWRSGLDYQHYLSNQLQPVADAILPLLNDDFETLTSGQQKLF